One Vallitalea pronyensis genomic region harbors:
- a CDS encoding TrmO family methyltransferase domain-containing protein has translation MKKITCQPIGDYHRIHPEDGEEKGTIIRLQEGFEKALINLDHFSHCLIFTQTKDKLFCYGTKIREVDEKKGQMVIDEGLEGEIMDIKPYFPCEERLEKPVKQLKDPALLFHGNPIGEYLYVNNKGIIQFSESESLTSLEIESTLEKVQEGDYLRLIWWFDRFDKAEYRKNRMCKPPYEHAPRCGIFATRSPVRPNPLASTVVKVEAVDKHNHFLRVSGFDGFEHTMILQMMPYDEVPIFDDTRVPKWVEHWTDYKVFEEAKGQIDIMPIEADMGKDEETVFMEELEGESSTEDLKLNAHEIVIEHASIHNLKDISVSIPKEKITVITGVSGSGKSSLAFDTIYHESQKQFIDLVSGGSPIGDDLNDSKVEKITGLQPSIAIEQRNLGMNPRSTVGTVSRTADYLKLLFATIGERLCPHCHVPVSDHSVCSQCGTIFFSLTPALFSYNHPDYMCPVCKGLGEELQVDINLIISHPEKSILDGASIYWGNLRKHREKPNANWMKGEALALADDMKEDLEVPFKELSDSFKEQLLYGTHGREVSLNFKNSNGRKGTITRPVEGVVNTIYRLLKDNKSEKSIAHLERFIVKKKCSRCHGERLKEEGRLVKINRTRYPEAASMSITHLRAWCHRTYNALNPEDRDKSKAIFMKILSRLKKIDQVGLGYLSLNRSVPSLSGGEAQRLKIATQFGSGLTNILYIMDEPSKGLHPKDYGFLIETIKDLKKMHNTVIMVEHKKAFINMADYMVEIGPRAGKYGGALIRAEEVSQHQRKLSNQDIKIDTHKQHEEDYKHVYGFSLKGDSIHMDKALTLQGASTHNLKNIDVKVPLSKLICVMGVSGSGKSSLVSKTFYPAICKALGKRTDTMGHYKAIMGTEHIQEIYHVTQKAIGKTPRSNPGTYTGVFDLIREFYATLHQAKKMKLTKEHFSFNSKKGQCPECKGAGQIAVPMHFMPDIYIPCGACNGRRYQKKVLEVAYKEHHIADVLDLEIGEVKALFKDEEKIFAILDMLDKVGLSYIKLGQSATTLSGGEAQRIKLAKELCLGKTKGVLYILDEPTTGLHDEDVKKVIYILKELTNNGATVMVIEHHPLLIQQADWVIEMGPEGGDLGGYIVKEGWLKKES, from the coding sequence GTGAAGAAAATAACATGTCAACCCATTGGTGATTATCACAGGATACACCCAGAAGATGGAGAAGAAAAAGGTACGATAATTCGTTTACAAGAGGGTTTTGAAAAAGCCTTGATTAATTTAGATCATTTTAGTCATTGCCTTATTTTTACCCAAACGAAGGATAAGCTTTTTTGTTATGGCACAAAAATAAGAGAGGTTGACGAAAAAAAAGGTCAAATGGTCATTGATGAAGGTCTAGAAGGTGAAATAATGGATATAAAACCTTATTTTCCCTGTGAAGAACGTTTGGAAAAGCCAGTTAAACAGCTCAAAGATCCAGCCCTTTTGTTTCACGGCAATCCCATTGGTGAGTATCTCTATGTTAACAACAAAGGAATCATCCAGTTTTCTGAATCAGAATCCCTGACAAGCCTTGAAATAGAATCTACATTAGAAAAGGTACAAGAAGGCGATTATCTAAGATTAATTTGGTGGTTTGATCGATTTGATAAGGCAGAATACCGTAAAAATCGTATGTGTAAACCGCCTTATGAACATGCTCCAAGGTGCGGTATTTTTGCTACACGTTCTCCAGTAAGACCCAATCCTCTTGCGTCAACAGTGGTAAAGGTTGAAGCTGTGGATAAGCACAATCATTTTCTGAGAGTCAGTGGATTTGATGGATTTGAACATACGATGATTTTACAAATGATGCCTTATGATGAAGTTCCCATTTTTGATGACACCCGTGTACCCAAGTGGGTAGAACACTGGACGGATTATAAAGTGTTTGAAGAAGCAAAGGGCCAGATTGACATCATGCCTATTGAGGCAGACATGGGCAAAGATGAAGAAACAGTCTTCATGGAAGAGCTTGAGGGTGAAAGCAGTACGGAAGACCTTAAGCTCAATGCTCACGAAATTGTCATTGAGCATGCATCCATTCACAATCTAAAGGATATTTCAGTCAGCATTCCCAAAGAGAAGATTACAGTCATCACTGGTGTTAGCGGTAGTGGTAAATCCAGTTTAGCTTTTGATACCATTTATCATGAGAGCCAAAAGCAATTCATTGATTTGGTTTCAGGTGGTTCACCTATAGGGGATGACCTGAATGATTCTAAGGTAGAAAAAATAACAGGATTACAGCCATCTATTGCTATTGAGCAAAGAAATCTAGGGATGAATCCAAGATCAACTGTTGGAACGGTGTCTCGAACGGCTGACTATCTAAAATTATTATTTGCAACCATTGGTGAAAGATTATGTCCTCATTGTCATGTTCCTGTATCCGATCATTCTGTTTGCAGTCAATGTGGTACCATCTTTTTTTCATTGACACCAGCGCTGTTCAGCTATAACCACCCAGATTATATGTGTCCCGTCTGCAAGGGGCTAGGAGAAGAATTGCAAGTGGATATTAATCTTATTATCAGTCACCCAGAAAAATCCATTTTAGATGGGGCTTCTATCTATTGGGGAAATCTAAGAAAGCACAGAGAAAAGCCCAATGCAAATTGGATGAAAGGTGAAGCACTTGCTCTAGCTGATGACATGAAAGAAGATTTGGAAGTGCCTTTTAAGGAGCTTTCGGATAGCTTTAAAGAACAACTGCTTTATGGCACACATGGTAGAGAAGTGAGCCTAAATTTCAAAAATTCCAATGGCAGAAAAGGTACCATTACAAGACCCGTTGAGGGTGTGGTGAATACCATATACCGTCTACTGAAGGATAACAAATCAGAAAAGTCCATAGCCCATCTTGAACGTTTCATTGTAAAAAAGAAATGCAGTCGTTGCCATGGAGAGCGACTAAAAGAAGAAGGGCGTCTGGTCAAAATAAATAGGACAAGGTATCCAGAAGCAGCATCAATGTCCATTACACATCTAAGGGCATGGTGTCATAGGACATACAATGCTTTGAATCCAGAAGATAGAGATAAATCAAAAGCTATTTTTATGAAGATTTTAAGTCGACTTAAGAAAATCGATCAAGTGGGACTGGGTTATTTAAGCTTGAATCGAAGTGTGCCATCCCTTTCAGGTGGAGAAGCTCAACGGTTAAAGATTGCGACACAGTTTGGCTCAGGGCTAACAAACATTCTCTACATTATGGATGAACCCTCTAAAGGCCTTCACCCGAAAGATTATGGTTTTCTCATAGAAACCATAAAAGACTTAAAAAAGATGCACAATACCGTTATCATGGTGGAACATAAAAAGGCTTTTATCAACATGGCAGATTATATGGTGGAAATAGGTCCAAGAGCAGGAAAATATGGAGGGGCATTAATACGAGCGGAGGAAGTAAGCCAGCATCAACGGAAGTTAAGTAATCAAGACATAAAAATAGATACACATAAACAGCATGAAGAAGATTATAAACACGTCTATGGGTTTTCATTAAAAGGTGATAGCATTCACATGGATAAAGCACTCACATTACAAGGTGCATCAACCCATAATCTAAAAAATATAGATGTGAAGGTGCCTCTATCAAAACTTATCTGTGTCATGGGTGTTAGTGGGTCCGGTAAAAGTAGTTTGGTATCTAAAACGTTCTATCCAGCCATTTGCAAGGCACTTGGTAAGAGAACGGATACCATGGGGCATTATAAAGCAATCATGGGGACGGAGCATATTCAAGAGATTTACCATGTGACGCAAAAAGCAATCGGTAAAACACCAAGATCCAATCCTGGAACCTATACAGGTGTTTTTGATTTGATAAGAGAATTCTACGCAACATTACATCAAGCAAAAAAGATGAAATTAACAAAGGAACATTTTAGCTTCAATAGTAAGAAGGGGCAGTGCCCTGAATGTAAAGGGGCTGGACAAATAGCCGTTCCCATGCATTTTATGCCAGATATCTATATCCCATGTGGAGCATGTAACGGTAGGCGATATCAAAAGAAAGTTCTTGAAGTGGCTTATAAAGAACATCATATTGCCGATGTATTGGACCTTGAAATTGGTGAGGTAAAAGCGCTATTCAAAGATGAAGAGAAGATTTTTGCCATACTTGATATGTTGGATAAAGTAGGGTTATCCTATATTAAACTGGGCCAGAGCGCAACAACCCTTTCAGGAGGAGAGGCACAACGTATTAAACTTGCCAAAGAGTTGTGTCTAGGTAAAACAAAGGGTGTTCTCTATATTCTTGATGAGCCTACAACCGGCCTTCACGATGAAGATGTAAAAAAAGTCATCTATATCCTAAAAGAACTAACCAATAATGGCGCTACTGTCATGGTCATTGAGCACCATCCTCTACTGATTCAACAAGCAGATTGGGTGATTGAGATGGGACCAGAAGGTGGTGACTTAGGGGGTTATATTGTGAAAGAAGGTTGGCTTAAAAAAGAAAGTTAG
- a CDS encoding TetR/AcrR family transcriptional regulator, which yields MKRTKKDDVVLCATNLFIEYGIKKVTVEEICKESGVSKGTYYKYFSNKIELVLHIVKGIFEESSKDFVKLIQDGVSFEALLKHITVVKMQFMEKYGNRFLKDLYEGTIPELNDMIIKMQKESREQALTMYNNAITQGDIDEEVTFEFFMYLLGSVQEMYLDQRVIEIYPDPMKRMNIVFNNFFYGILKSNHPTKVSTDM from the coding sequence ATGAAAAGAACTAAAAAAGACGATGTGGTGCTGTGTGCCACGAACCTGTTTATCGAATACGGTATTAAAAAAGTAACGGTTGAAGAAATATGCAAAGAGTCAGGTGTGAGTAAAGGCACCTATTATAAATATTTTTCGAATAAAATTGAACTCGTCCTTCATATTGTTAAAGGTATCTTTGAAGAGAGTTCTAAGGATTTCGTTAAGCTTATCCAAGACGGCGTTTCTTTTGAGGCACTACTAAAGCATATTACTGTTGTAAAAATGCAATTTATGGAAAAATATGGAAACCGATTTTTAAAAGATTTATATGAAGGGACCATACCCGAGCTTAATGACATGATTATCAAGATGCAAAAAGAATCTAGGGAACAGGCATTGACCATGTATAACAATGCCATCACACAAGGAGATATTGATGAAGAAGTAACCTTTGAATTCTTTATGTACCTTCTGGGTAGTGTGCAAGAGATGTACTTAGATCAAAGAGTTATTGAAATCTATCCAGATCCTATGAAAAGGATGAATATAGTATTTAACAATTTCTTTTACGGGATACTCAAAAGCAACCATCCTACAAAAGTATCAACTGACATGTAA
- a CDS encoding DUF1638 domain-containing protein, whose protein sequence is MIAPKRYKLIACEILSREIYHCAAQCKHIVDITFLSKGLHDIGSDNMSNRLQNALNEVDVDKYDAILLGYGLCNNGIIGLKASLPMVVPRAHDCITLLMGSKERYKAYHAQHASAYYKSTGWIERDTNPNDTDQSVTGQLGINKTYLEYVEQYGEDNAKFLMDTMGNWLKNYSQYTYIDTNIGDFKHYKEQVKQEADEKHWQYDEVSGSTILLMKLLNGEWDDNEFLVVPPW, encoded by the coding sequence ATGATAGCACCCAAACGGTATAAATTAATCGCTTGTGAAATATTATCCAGAGAAATCTATCATTGTGCAGCCCAATGCAAGCATATTGTCGATATTACTTTTTTATCAAAGGGACTCCATGATATCGGTTCAGATAATATGTCAAACAGATTGCAAAATGCACTGAATGAGGTAGATGTAGACAAATACGACGCAATCTTATTGGGATATGGACTATGCAATAATGGCATTATTGGTTTAAAGGCTTCTCTACCCATGGTAGTTCCAAGAGCTCATGATTGCATTACCTTGTTAATGGGTTCTAAGGAGAGGTATAAAGCCTATCATGCCCAACATGCTAGTGCTTACTATAAATCCACAGGATGGATAGAAAGAGATACAAACCCAAATGATACAGATCAAAGTGTCACAGGTCAACTTGGCATTAATAAAACCTATTTAGAATATGTAGAACAATACGGTGAGGACAATGCAAAATTTCTTATGGATACAATGGGCAACTGGCTTAAGAACTATAGTCAATACACGTACATTGATACAAACATAGGGGATTTCAAACACTACAAAGAACAAGTGAAACAAGAAGCAGATGAAAAACATTGGCAATATGATGAAGTCAGTGGAAGTACGATTTTGCTCATGAAGTTGTTAAACGGGGAATGGGATGACAATGAATTTCTTGTGGTTCCCCCTTGGTAA
- a CDS encoding uroporphyrinogen decarboxylase/cobalamine-independent methonine synthase family protein: MNVKSNEEPATMQTAAGFPLIEDIHTHFKFTPEEIAILRKLAKEVAEIASSDINKQKIMKWQALNNLISQEPVVFADPENGWNEIIHASELRCVDQLARVWEMFLRKQIYWAKEIKDDKVVEHYFDVPYCYTDTGWGLPLKKEGGKDGGAYHVIPPVKDYERDFEQLEFPEIVVDYETSDVMYRLAEDVFGGILEVRRKTIWWWTLGMTWDFINLRGLDQFMMDLILYPEWVHKMMDFLTEGYLKRLDFLEEHNLLHTNTEGTYVGSGGFGFTSQLPKQGDIIGKVRTQDMWGFCESQETVGVSPEMFNTFILPYQKKILSRFGLNCYGCCEPIHVRWDYVKTIPRLRRVSASPWADKAIMAKELGRDYIISAKPSPTPLSRPVLNEAVVREELRKIIEDTKGCVVELIMKDNHTLGNNKRNITRWVEIVREEIARVYDSHPTKEACL; encoded by the coding sequence GTGAATGTTAAATCCAATGAAGAACCTGCAACCATGCAAACGGCAGCAGGATTTCCACTTATAGAAGACATCCACACACATTTTAAGTTCACACCAGAAGAAATAGCTATTTTAAGGAAATTGGCTAAAGAAGTGGCTGAGATAGCTTCTAGTGATATCAATAAGCAAAAGATAATGAAGTGGCAGGCCCTTAACAATCTTATAAGTCAAGAACCTGTTGTGTTTGCTGATCCAGAAAATGGCTGGAATGAAATTATTCATGCTTCTGAATTAAGATGTGTGGACCAACTTGCAAGGGTATGGGAAATGTTTTTACGTAAGCAGATCTATTGGGCAAAAGAAATAAAAGATGATAAAGTTGTGGAGCATTATTTTGACGTACCTTATTGCTATACGGATACAGGATGGGGCTTACCGTTAAAAAAAGAAGGTGGAAAAGACGGTGGTGCTTACCATGTGATTCCTCCAGTCAAAGATTATGAAAGGGATTTTGAGCAATTAGAGTTTCCAGAAATCGTGGTGGATTATGAGACCTCAGACGTCATGTATCGTCTGGCAGAAGACGTATTTGGTGGTATTCTAGAAGTGAGAAGGAAAACCATCTGGTGGTGGACGTTGGGTATGACATGGGATTTCATTAATCTGAGAGGGTTAGACCAATTCATGATGGATTTGATACTCTATCCTGAATGGGTACATAAGATGATGGATTTCCTCACAGAAGGTTACTTAAAACGCTTAGATTTTTTAGAAGAACACAACTTGTTGCATACAAATACGGAAGGCACCTATGTGGGTTCAGGAGGGTTTGGCTTTACCAGTCAATTACCTAAGCAAGGGGATATTATTGGAAAAGTACGTACCCAGGATATGTGGGGCTTTTGTGAGAGTCAAGAAACAGTGGGCGTTAGCCCAGAGATGTTTAATACCTTTATACTACCCTATCAAAAAAAGATTCTAAGTCGATTTGGATTAAATTGTTACGGGTGCTGTGAACCCATTCATGTCAGATGGGATTATGTGAAGACCATTCCAAGATTACGCCGTGTCTCCGCATCCCCTTGGGCAGATAAAGCCATCATGGCAAAAGAACTGGGTAGAGATTATATTATATCCGCTAAACCCTCACCCACACCTCTTTCCAGGCCTGTTCTCAATGAAGCGGTAGTACGAGAAGAGTTAAGAAAAATCATAGAAGATACGAAAGGCTGTGTGGTTGAATTGATCATGAAAGACAACCATACCTTAGGTAACAATAAGAGAAACATCACACGATGGGTTGAGATTGTGAGAGAAGAGATTGCCAGGGTATACGACAGTCATCCAACGAAAGAGGCATGCCTATGA